In one Mucilaginibacter ginsenosidivorax genomic region, the following are encoded:
- a CDS encoding cupin-like domain-containing protein — MSFILKPIDTVENISPEDFKNNYLNPRRPLVIKGLTKTWPAREKWTPEYLKSVVGNKVVPLYDNSKADPSKPINSSATEMPFDEYIDLIRSKPTELRIFFFNIFKQAPQLLNDIVLPKDLMGGFLESMPGMFFGGSNSVTFLHYDIDLPHIFHTHFGGRKHVILFENKWKRRLYCIPNATYALEDYDVLNPDVKKFPALDGVEGTEVFLEHGDTLFMPTGYWHWMKYIDGSYSLSLRAWDASMTRKAASLYNLAIKGGVDSLLKMAFKEKYAKFREELAVKWANKELAAGKPF, encoded by the coding sequence ATGAGTTTTATACTTAAGCCCATTGATACTGTTGAAAATATCTCTCCAGAGGATTTCAAGAACAACTATTTAAACCCGCGCCGTCCGTTAGTCATTAAGGGCCTCACCAAAACGTGGCCAGCCCGCGAAAAATGGACACCAGAATATCTTAAGAGCGTTGTTGGCAATAAGGTAGTGCCATTGTACGATAACTCCAAAGCCGATCCATCAAAACCCATCAACTCATCGGCAACAGAAATGCCTTTTGATGAATATATTGACCTGATACGCAGTAAACCCACAGAGTTGCGTATCTTCTTTTTTAATATTTTTAAACAGGCGCCACAACTGTTAAATGATATTGTATTACCCAAAGACCTTATGGGTGGTTTTTTAGAAAGCATGCCCGGCATGTTCTTCGGCGGATCAAACTCGGTGACGTTTTTACATTATGATATCGATTTACCCCATATTTTCCACACTCATTTTGGCGGGCGTAAACATGTGATACTATTTGAAAATAAATGGAAGCGCCGTTTATATTGTATCCCTAACGCTACCTATGCGCTGGAGGATTATGATGTGCTGAACCCCGATGTAAAGAAATTTCCGGCCCTGGATGGTGTAGAAGGTACCGAAGTATTTTTAGAACACGGCGATACACTGTTTATGCCTACCGGCTATTGGCACTGGATGAAATATATTGATGGCTCCTATTCCTTAAGCCTGCGTGCCTGGGATGCATCCATGACCCGCAAAGCCGCCAGTTTGTATAACCTGGCTATTAAAGGCGGCGTAGATAGCCTGCTCAAAATGGCTTTTAAGGAAAAATACGCAAAATTTCGCGAGGAACTGGCTGTTAAATGGGCTAATAAGGAGTTGGCAGCGGGCAAGCCTTTTTGA